A DNA window from Staphylococcus warneri contains the following coding sequences:
- the crcB gene encoding fluoride efflux transporter CrcB produces the protein MQYFYIFIGGAFGALLRYLFSFFNHGHDIPIGTLSANLIGGFFMGFLSALTIKLFNNNPLLKKAVTTGFMGALTTFSTFQFELVQMYNQQQWALLIIYALISYILCILLCLLGKKLGEQL, from the coding sequence ATGCAATATTTTTATATTTTTATCGGTGGTGCCTTTGGTGCATTATTGAGATATCTGTTTTCTTTCTTTAATCATGGACATGACATACCTATAGGCACATTAAGCGCCAATTTAATAGGTGGCTTTTTTATGGGATTTTTGTCGGCTTTAACAATTAAGCTATTTAACAACAATCCTTTATTAAAAAAAGCCGTCACTACTGGATTCATGGGTGCATTGACTACATTTTCTACATTTCAATTCGAACTCGTTCAAATGTATAATCAGCAACAATGGGCGTTATTAATCATTTATGCTTTGATAAGTTACATCCTTTGCATTCTTTTATGTTTACTAGGTAAGAAATTAGGTGAGCAGTTATGA
- a CDS encoding aldo/keto reductase, which translates to MDNIKFYNGHTMPKVGLGTFRVENNDDCTKAVKYAIENGYRSIDTAKVYGNEEKVGQGIKEGLESTGLKREDLFITSKLWLEDFGRENVEQAYENSLKRLDLDYLDLYLMHWPGTNEALMIDTWQGMEDLYKQERVKNIGVSNFNVDHFEALLAQVSIKPVINQVEFHPYLTQKELRQYLDVQNIVMESWSPLMNAQILDDEIVNQVAQEVGQTPAQVIIRWNYQHQVVTIPKSVTPHRIDENLNILDFELNDDQMKKLDDLNQNKRIGPDPSEFNGQ; encoded by the coding sequence ATGGACAATATTAAATTTTATAATGGACACACGATGCCGAAAGTTGGTCTAGGTACATTTAGAGTAGAAAATAATGATGATTGTACAAAAGCTGTTAAATACGCAATTGAAAATGGATATAGAAGTATCGATACAGCAAAGGTATATGGTAATGAAGAAAAAGTAGGCCAAGGTATTAAAGAAGGACTTGAATCCACTGGTTTAAAACGTGAGGATTTATTTATTACTTCAAAATTATGGTTAGAAGATTTTGGTAGAGAAAATGTTGAACAAGCTTATGAAAATAGTTTGAAAAGATTAGACTTAGATTATCTAGATTTATATTTAATGCATTGGCCAGGTACGAATGAAGCACTAATGATAGATACATGGCAAGGTATGGAAGATTTATATAAACAAGAGCGTGTTAAAAACATTGGAGTGAGTAACTTTAATGTAGATCATTTTGAAGCATTATTGGCTCAAGTATCTATTAAACCAGTCATCAATCAAGTTGAATTCCACCCATACTTAACTCAAAAAGAGTTAAGACAATATTTAGATGTTCAAAATATCGTGATGGAATCTTGGTCACCATTAATGAATGCTCAAATATTGGATGATGAAATAGTTAATCAGGTAGCACAAGAAGTTGGGCAAACGCCAGCACAAGTGATTATTAGATGGAACTATCAACATCAAGTAGTAACAATCCCTAAATCTGTGACACCACACCGTATAGATGAAAATCTAAATATATTAGATTTTGAATTGAATGATGACCAAATGAAAAAATTAGATGACCTTAATCAAAATAAAAGAATTGGACCTGATCCATCAGAATTTAATGGCCAATAA
- a CDS encoding fluoride efflux transporter FluC, translating into MKTMILVMLGGGIGAMIRAIISNYFNQFITKLPVGTLIVNIMGCVLIGTVSGLSLHINWINSFFITGILGGLTTFSTLSNELVGMVSPKFKPIPFIIYTLLQFVGAFLSCYWAYHLFQ; encoded by the coding sequence ATAAAGACAATGATATTAGTTATGCTTGGTGGCGGCATCGGTGCGATGATCCGTGCGATAATATCAAATTACTTCAATCAATTTATTACCAAATTACCTGTGGGTACATTGATAGTTAATATTATGGGATGTGTGTTAATTGGCACCGTATCTGGATTATCACTGCACATCAATTGGATAAATTCATTCTTCATCACAGGTATTTTAGGCGGATTAACAACATTTTCAACCTTATCTAATGAACTTGTAGGCATGGTATCACCTAAATTTAAGCCTATACCTTTTATTATTTATACACTCTTGCAATTTGTAGGCGCATTTTTAAGTTGTTATTGGGCTTATCATTTATTTCAATAG